In one window of Streptomyces roseofulvus DNA:
- a CDS encoding response regulator, translated as MTRVLVVDDEPQIVRALVINLKARKYEVDSAPDGATALRLAAERHPDVVVLDLGLPDLDGVDVIKGLRGWTRVPIIVLSARQTSDEKVEALDAGADDYVTKPFGMDELLARLRAAVRRAEPVGGAEDGVVVVETEDFTVDLAAKKVHRDGRDVRLTPTEWHLLEVLVRNGGRLVSQKQLLQEVWGPSYGTETNYLRVYMAQLRRKLETDPSHPRHFVTEPGMGYRFER; from the coding sequence ATGACCCGGGTCCTCGTGGTCGACGACGAGCCACAGATCGTCCGCGCCCTGGTGATCAACCTCAAGGCGCGGAAGTACGAGGTCGACTCCGCCCCCGACGGCGCCACCGCCCTCCGGCTCGCCGCCGAACGCCACCCCGACGTCGTCGTCCTCGACCTCGGCCTGCCCGACCTCGACGGCGTCGACGTCATCAAGGGCCTGCGCGGCTGGACCCGGGTCCCGATCATCGTCCTCTCCGCCCGCCAGACCTCCGACGAGAAGGTCGAGGCGCTCGACGCCGGCGCCGACGACTACGTCACCAAGCCCTTCGGCATGGACGAGCTCCTGGCCCGGCTGCGCGCCGCAGTCCGCCGCGCCGAACCCGTCGGCGGCGCCGAGGACGGCGTCGTCGTCGTCGAGACCGAGGACTTCACCGTCGACCTCGCCGCCAAGAAGGTCCACCGCGACGGGCGCGACGTCCGGCTCACCCCCACCGAATGGCACCTCCTGGAGGTCCTGGTCCGCAACGGCGGCCGCCTGGTCAGCCAGAAGCAGCTCCTCCAGGAGGTCTGGGGACCCTCGTACGGCACCGAGACCAACTACCTCCGGGTCTACATGGCCCAGCTGCGCCGCAAGCTGGAGACCGACCCCTCCCACCCGCGCCACTTCGTCACCGAACCGGGCATGGGATACCGCTTCGAACGTTGA
- a CDS encoding sensor histidine kinase KdpD: MGRGKLRIYLGAAPGVGKTYAMLAEAHRRVERGTDCVVGFVEHHGRPRTEVLLHGLETVPRRTVEYRGASFTEMDVDAVLARRPAVALVDELAHTNVPGSRNPKRWQDVAELLAAGIDVVSTVNIQHLESLGDVVEAITGVRQQETVPDEVVRRADQIELVDMSPEALRRRMAHGNVYTPDKVDAALSNYFRPGNLTALRELALLWTADRVDEYLRRYRGEHNIRSTWQARERIVVGLTGGPEGRTLIRRATRLAEKGAGGEVLAVYIARSDGLTAASPKELAVQRTLVEDLGGTFHHVVGDDIPTALLEFARGVNATQIVLGSSRRRTWQYVLGPGVGQTVARDSGPDLDVHIVTHGEVAKGRGLPVARGARLGRSRILGGWLVGVAGPVALALLLTHTDADLGLANDMLLFLALTVGAALLGGFLPALASAAAGSLLLNWFFTPPIHRITIADPLNIVAIAVFFGVAMAVASVVDLAARRTQQAARLRAESEVLSYLAGSVLRGETSLDALLERVRETFSMESVTLLERADGAEPWVQAAAVGPHPAARPEDADVDMPVGDHLALALSGRVLPAEDRRVLGAFAAQAAVVLDRQRLVGEAEEARKLAEGNKIRTSLLAAVSHDLRTPLAGIKASVSSLRSDDVEWSEEDRAELLEGIEAGADRLDHLVGNLLDMSRLQTGTVTPLIRAVDLDEVVPMALGGVPDGSAEADIPETLPMVEVDKGLLERAVANIVENAVKYSPDGVPVAVAASALGDRVELRVVDRGPGVPDDSKDGIFEPFQRFGDAPRGSGVGLGLAVARGFVEAMGGTLSAEDTPGGGLTMVLTLRAAGGGTAPPAALPAHAVT, from the coding sequence ATGGGACGTGGCAAGCTTCGGATCTACCTCGGCGCGGCACCCGGCGTCGGCAAGACGTACGCGATGCTCGCCGAGGCCCACCGCAGGGTGGAGCGCGGCACGGACTGCGTCGTCGGCTTCGTGGAGCACCACGGCCGGCCGCGCACCGAGGTGCTGCTGCACGGCCTGGAGACCGTGCCCCGCCGCACCGTCGAGTACCGGGGCGCCTCCTTCACCGAGATGGACGTCGACGCCGTCCTCGCCCGCCGCCCCGCCGTTGCCCTCGTCGACGAACTCGCCCACACCAACGTCCCCGGCTCCCGCAACCCCAAGCGCTGGCAGGACGTCGCCGAACTCCTCGCCGCCGGCATCGACGTCGTCTCCACCGTCAACATCCAGCACCTCGAATCGCTCGGCGACGTCGTCGAGGCGATCACCGGCGTCCGGCAGCAGGAGACCGTCCCCGACGAGGTCGTCCGCCGCGCCGACCAGATCGAACTCGTCGACATGTCGCCCGAGGCGCTGCGCCGCCGCATGGCCCACGGCAACGTGTACACCCCCGACAAGGTCGACGCCGCGCTCTCCAACTACTTCCGCCCCGGCAACCTCACCGCCCTGCGCGAGCTGGCCCTGCTGTGGACCGCCGACCGGGTCGACGAGTACCTGCGCCGCTACCGGGGCGAGCACAACATCCGCTCCACCTGGCAGGCGCGCGAACGGATCGTCGTCGGCCTCACCGGCGGACCCGAGGGCCGCACCCTGATACGCCGCGCCACCCGGCTCGCCGAGAAGGGCGCCGGCGGCGAGGTCCTCGCCGTCTACATCGCCCGCAGCGACGGCCTCACCGCCGCCTCGCCCAAGGAGCTGGCCGTCCAGCGCACCCTCGTCGAGGACCTGGGCGGCACCTTCCACCACGTCGTCGGCGACGACATACCGACCGCCCTCCTGGAGTTCGCCCGCGGGGTGAACGCCACCCAGATCGTCCTCGGCTCCAGCCGCCGCCGCACCTGGCAGTACGTCCTCGGCCCCGGCGTCGGCCAGACCGTCGCCCGCGACTCCGGCCCCGACCTGGACGTCCACATCGTCACCCACGGCGAGGTCGCCAAGGGCCGCGGCCTCCCGGTCGCCCGCGGTGCCCGCCTCGGCCGCTCCCGGATCCTCGGCGGCTGGCTGGTCGGCGTCGCCGGCCCCGTCGCGCTCGCCCTGCTCCTCACCCACACCGACGCCGACCTCGGCCTCGCCAACGACATGCTGCTGTTCCTGGCGCTCACCGTCGGCGCGGCGCTGCTCGGCGGCTTCCTGCCGGCGCTCGCCTCCGCGGCCGCCGGCTCCCTGCTGCTCAACTGGTTCTTCACCCCGCCGATCCACCGGATCACCATCGCCGACCCACTGAACATCGTCGCCATCGCGGTCTTCTTCGGCGTCGCCATGGCCGTCGCCTCCGTCGTCGACCTCGCCGCCCGCCGCACCCAGCAGGCCGCCCGGCTGCGCGCCGAGTCCGAGGTGCTCTCCTACCTCGCCGGCAGCGTGCTGCGCGGCGAGACCAGTCTCGACGCCCTCCTCGAACGGGTCCGCGAGACCTTCTCCATGGAGTCCGTCACCCTCCTCGAACGGGCCGACGGCGCCGAGCCCTGGGTCCAGGCCGCCGCCGTCGGGCCGCACCCGGCCGCCCGGCCCGAGGACGCCGACGTGGACATGCCCGTCGGCGACCACCTCGCGCTCGCCCTCAGCGGCCGGGTGCTGCCCGCCGAGGACCGCCGGGTGCTGGGCGCCTTCGCCGCCCAGGCGGCCGTCGTGCTCGACCGGCAGCGGCTGGTCGGCGAGGCCGAGGAGGCCCGCAAGCTCGCCGAGGGCAACAAGATCCGCACCTCCCTGCTCGCGGCCGTCAGCCACGACCTGCGCACCCCGCTCGCCGGCATCAAGGCGTCCGTCTCCTCGCTCCGCTCCGACGACGTCGAGTGGTCCGAGGAGGACCGGGCCGAACTCCTCGAAGGCATCGAGGCCGGCGCCGACCGCCTCGACCACCTCGTCGGCAACCTCCTCGACATGTCCCGCCTGCAGACCGGCACCGTCACCCCGCTCATCCGCGCCGTCGACCTCGACGAGGTCGTCCCCATGGCCCTCGGCGGCGTCCCGGACGGCAGCGCCGAGGCCGACATCCCCGAGACCCTGCCCATGGTCGAGGTCGACAAGGGCCTCCTGGAGCGGGCCGTCGCCAACATCGTCGAGAACGCCGTCAAGTACAGCCCCGACGGCGTCCCCGTCGCCGTCGCCGCCAGCGCCCTCGGCGACCGCGTCGAACTCCGCGTGGTCGACCGCGGACCCGGCGTCCCCGACGACTCCAAGGACGGCATCTTCGAGCCCTTCCAGCGCTTCGGCGACGCCCCGCGCGGCTCCGGCGTCGGCCTCGGCCTCGCCGTCGCCCGCGGCTTCGTGGAGGCCATGGGCGGCACCCTCAGCGCCGAGGACACCCCCGGCGGCGGCCTCACCATGGTCCTCACCCTGCGCGCCGCCGGAGGAGGAACCGCGCCGCCGGCCGCCCTGCCGGCCCACGCGGTCACCTGA